AGTGAATGGGATGATGACAGCCCCTTCCCTACGACAGCAAGGTAGCACATCACCCTAAAGAGTGAGACCCATGAAAAACTAGCACACTTTCATTAGTCCACCTAGGTTGACATGCTTTTAACAATGGTGCAGATGCTCCAGCTCCTGAAGAAATTGCGTATCTACTTTTTTCACCCTCTGCCTTCTGGATTTTGGGAAGGGGACACTGTTAGACCGCACCATTTTGACTCAGTCCAAGTAATTAAAATTCATCAGTCCTCTCTGCCCTCTGGATAACTCCTCATTCTATGTCCTGTTCTCAGTGTGTGCGcgtgtggggagagagagagagacagagacagagacagagacagagacagagacagagacagagacagagtgAGAGAGAACGAACCTCTTTCTTTCCTATTTGTACGTAGAAGTGATTTAGCAAAGACTGCTTGGCCTCTCTCACTTGACAATACACTACAGCCTTGGGAATTGTGTTCTTAAGGGTCTCAGACACCATGCCAACATAGGAAGACACATTGGAAGCTATCCTCCTGAAGTGCCCTTCTGTGTATCGGTCCACCGTCGAGGTAGCAGGATTTCCACCTTTCTCCAATTCCTGAGGAAGTCTACGAAAGAATTCCACTGTCAAGTATGAAGACTCCATATCCACTAAGCGTACCACTGTCTTCTTGCTCTCCTCCCGGAACCTTTCTAAAGCTTCACCAGCTGCAGCAGCAATTTCAGCTTGCAGAGTTGGGAAGCGCCTAAGCTCCTGTTTCATCGGTGACCACAATTCAACTTAATGCAAAGTGTGGGATGTGAATATAACTAGGGCCACCACTTCAAATCTCCAAATTACCTTTGTTTCACCTATTGACTTCCTCACGAGTTCTTTTAAGACAAAATGCACCTGTGATGTAACACATAAATTTTCGAAGTCCGAAGAATTAGAGACATCATTAGATTCTACACACAAAAAAACCACTTACAGCATCCACCGAGGCTTCAGCAGGGCCTCTAAAGTAGTTCAGAGACCCCTCAATTAACCGCCGGTAACCCTGCTCTGGAGCAATCAGATGAGGTTGGTAACCATCAGCCTCTGAGACAACCTTCTTAACATTATGAACAGAGAGATGCCGATCAAATGGAAGCTTTCTCAAAGCAGCAGGAAGCTGGTTATCAAAAACTCCATAAACACGATCACCTCCTGGTCGCCTGAAAAGGACAGCAAACAACCGACTTAGGAAATACACAGTAGAGAGACGGAATGAATATAAGCTACATATAACTGAAATATATCAAGGAACATTTTATTGATCAGCATTTAGAAGCTTTCTCTCATAGAAGAAATAAGTAATTTCAAGTTTTTGTCACCAAAACAATTTCAGCTAACAGGTAAAAAGTTAAGAATACACCCGTGTTCCATGTTACTACAAAAGATCACAGTTGAAGGTGATGGGAACATGTATTACGTAAAGCTGACCAGATCAAGAATGTTGAGGacccataatttttctttcaaactaTCACCCCCTGACCATACTCCAATTGTATATTATCCACAAAACAGTTGCCTACAAATTGATGGACAGGGTACAACCAACAAACCAATAATAATTTGGATGGAGAAAAGTTCGGACAGTaatacaagttttttttttccatagaaATTACACAAACAATCATAAAGTATaacaaaaaagcagaaaaagttATCCAACCACCAAATGCCATCAATCTGGAAGGGGCAAGAGATAAAAGTGAAGGTATTTATTTACCCTCCATCCAGATGCTCTTTAAAGATCCTATCAAATGCACGACAAAGCTCCAAGATAGTGTATAATTGAGCCTACAGAAACAGAGTTCAGTTAACCACAGCAAAAGGAGCACCAATTCCATCAATAATTGCACATTTACACAATACTCACCCCGGCATCAACTGCAATGGGCCTGCCAAGATGATCCATTTCTGATTCAAGTTCATCAATGCTCTTATTAATCAAGGATGTAATACTTGGAATGCGTGCCCTAATTACAGACTCCAGGTGCTGAACCAAGATCACTTTGTTAGAAATAAATCCTTCCAAAGTAATAGAACTCTCATGATGATGTAAATATTTGTCAAACCTTTGACAAGAGCTTTGCCAGATACTCTGAACCCATTTTACTGGCCAAGTGTCCATAATCAGGACTCGTTGCAAAATATTCACGCTCCTTGCGCCTTGCAATAATCATATCCACATTTTTATTGATATCAGCTTGTGATCGATTCACAATACCAACCCAAGGAAGCTGCAGCCGGTAAGATCTTCCTTCGAGAACCTGAGTGTGAAAAATGCACATAGGAAAAAGTGAGGGTGGTGATCTTTATCCCCAAAAAAGGTTAAATGTAGCAAAAGAAATAGCATACAGAATATCTCAAAAGACAGGCACAATC
The sequence above is drawn from the Rhodamnia argentea isolate NSW1041297 chromosome 9, ASM2092103v1, whole genome shotgun sequence genome and encodes:
- the LOC115730649 gene encoding phragmoplastin DRP1E; its protein translation is MATMESLIGLVNRIQRACTALGDYGGGDNAFSSLWEALPTVAVVGGQSSGKSSVLESIVGRDFLPRGSGIVTRRPLVLQLHMTEQGSQDYAEFLHLPKRKFSDFALVRKEIQDETDRVTGRTKQISPVPIHLSIYSPNVVNLTLVDLPGLTKVAVEGQPETIVEDIENMVRAYVEKPNCVILAISPANQDIATSDAIKLAREVDPTGERTFGVLTKLDLMDKGTNALDVLEGRSYRLQLPWVGIVNRSQADINKNVDMIIARRKEREYFATSPDYGHLASKMGSEYLAKLLSKHLESVIRARIPSITSLINKSIDELESEMDHLGRPIAVDAGAQLYTILELCRAFDRIFKEHLDGGRPGGDRVYGVFDNQLPAALRKLPFDRHLSVHNVKKVVSEADGYQPHLIAPEQGYRRLIEGSLNYFRGPAEASVDAVHFVLKELVRKSIGETKELRRFPTLQAEIAAAAGEALERFREESKKTVVRLVDMESSYLTVEFFRRLPQELEKGGNPATSTVDRYTEGHFRRIASNVSSYVGMVSETLKNTIPKAVVYCQVREAKQSLLNHFYVQIGKKEGKQLGLMLDEDPALMERRQQCAKRLELYKAARDEIDSVSWAR